A genomic stretch from Malus domestica chromosome 15, GDT2T_hap1 includes:
- the LOC139191670 gene encoding cation/H(+) antiporter 15-like — protein sequence MAAVFVMTAAVGPILNLIYKRNGTSKQYKHRSIRSIQPNSEFRILTCIHSTSNVSGVINLLEASNPTKQSPISVFAVHLVELRSHASAMLIVHDTCNLNRTTSASSTTKNQNHAKHAHFSTSSNNIVAALEKFESECEEGSVSVEALTTVSSYTTIHEDICNLAEEKQADLIIVPFHKQSTIDGGMDSGNASVRDVNRNLLENVPCSVAVFVDRGLGDLSETKNGNNGQGHRHHRCSMLFIGGPDDREALAYAWRLASNPIPNPNIRLTIVRFIVGKDATVGSDLLLNNDKNNGDHHEEENNKILQDVKGNEKEKQLDDQCIEGFMLNAKNHPYIKLITEVVNNGEETLQLLSDMASDYDLYIVGRGQGVSSPLITFGLSEWGDCPELGPLGDTLVSSRFVANASIIIVHRGASLVDESTDQHLTQQSMHV from the coding sequence ATGGCTGCGGTTTTTGTAATGACGGCTGCTGTTGGACCCATTTTGAACCTGATCTACAAGCGCAATGGGACATCTAAGCAGTACAAGCATAGAAGCATAAGAAGCATTCAACCAAACTCGGAGTTTCGAATCCTTACTTGCATCCATTCGACAAGCAATGTTTCCGGCGTCATCAATCTCTTGGAGGCTTCAAATCCCACGAAGCAATCCCCAATTTCTGTATTTGCCGTCCACCTGGTGGAGCTAAGAAGTCATGCTTCGGCCATGCTCATAGTGCACGACACATGCAACTTGAATAGGACAACCAGTGCGAGCAGTACAACTAAAAATCAAAATCACGCAAAGCACGCGCACTTTTCGACATCGTCGAACAACATTGTTGCTGCCCTTGAAAAATTTGAGAGTGAGTGTGAAGAAGGCAGCGTGTCTGTCGAGGCACTAACGACTGTGTCTTCTTACACCACCATACACGAGGACATTTGCAACCTTGCCGAGGAAAAACAGGCAGACCTTATAATTGTTCCTTTTCATAAGCAATCCACCATTGACGGAGGAATGGACAGTGGAAACGCTAGTGTTAGAGACGTTAACAGGAATCTTTTAGAGAATGTACCCTGTTCTGTGGCTGTCTTTGTGGATCGTGGCCTCGGCGATTTATCTGAAACTAAAAATGGAAATAACGGTCAAGGGCACCGTCACCACCGCTGTTCCATGCTTTTTATTGGCGGCCCAGACGACCGCGAGGCATTGGCTTATGCGTGGAGGCTGGCTAGCAATCCTATTCCAAACCCTAATATCAGGTTAACTATTGTACGTTTCATTGTCGGTAAGGATGCAACAGTTGGTTCCGATCTCCTTCTCAATAACGATAAGAATAACGGTGACCATCACGAGGAAGAAAACAATAAGATTTTGCAGGACGTAAAGGGAAACGAGAAAGAGAAGCAATTGGACGACCAATGTATAGAGGGCTTTATGCTCAATGCTAAGAACCATCCTTACATAAAACTAATTACGGAGGTAGTGAACAATGGAGAGGAAACCCTCCAACTATTAAGCGACATGGCAAGTGACTATGATCTTTATATTGTGGGAAGAGGGCAAGGAGTTTCCTCACCACTCATCACTTTTGGGCTATCTGAGTGGGGTGACTGTCCAGAGCTAGGGCCTTTGGGAGATACGTTGGTGTCGTCCAGATTTGTTGCCAATGCGTCGATTATCATTGTGCATCGAGGTGCTTCTCTTGTGGATGAATCCACTGATCAACATCTTACCCAGCAGTCTATGCATGTATGA
- the LOC103400290 gene encoding cation/H(+) antiporter 23, chloroplastic-like — METMANLGLIYYMFVLGLQVDFKPIFHARKKVLSIAAAGILLPLPFGYALYRVLTRQEDGLTTATKLKARTYGPIFWGIILASTNFGELAGVLAHVKLLHSDVGRTALSVSVISDLICWILLVGTVASTSDGYQVYTVLSTSALIIFLVFVVRPTLSWMFSNTNDASNDNGTSFYDMDPQICFILAGVLFFGYLSDACGAHSILGAFTMGAIVPKGELKNAIIQKVDDFVSNVMMSLFFLVLGMRTHVQAVILDQKDILFVLPVIVLASLAKLVVTFVAAIINKMPMRDSFALGLVMNTKGVVSLIILNSGRDLKVLIVYINASVWDLINSSCS; from the exons ATGGAGACAATGGCCAACCTAGGGTTGATTTACTACATGTTCGTCCTGGGTTTGCAAGTGGATTTCAAGCCAATATTCCACGCTAGAAAAAAAGTTTTGAGCATTGCCGCTGCTGGTATTCTTCTTCCCCTACCTTTTGGCTATGCCTTGTACAGAGTCCTAACACGACAGGAGGATGGTCTTACTACTGCTACTAAACTAAAGGCTCGTACGTACGGTCCTATATTCTGGGGAATCATTCTTGCCTCCACCAACTTCGGGGAACTCGCCGGAGTACTTGCACACGTGAAGCTCCTCCACTCTGACGTTGGACGAACGGCCTTGTCTGTAAGTGTTATCAGCGACCTCATCTGTTGGATTCTTCTTGTGGGCACAGTGGCCTCAACAAGTGACGGTTATCAAGTTTATACGGTCTTATCCACCTCCgcattaataatatttttagtttttgtggTTCGTCCTACCTTGTCATGGATGTTTTCTAACACCAACGACGCTTCTAACGACAATGGTACATCATTCTACGACATGGATCCCCAAATATGCTTCATTCTAGCCGGGGTTTTATTTTTCGGGTACTTAAGTGATGCATGCGGGGCACACTCCATTCTCGGAGCTTTCACAATGGGAGCCATAGTGCCAAAGGGAGAGCTCAAAAACGCAATTATACAGAAGGTTGACGACTTTGTGTCAAACGTTATGATGTCCCTCTTCTTTTTAGTGCTTGGGATGAGAACGCATGTCCAAGCAGTCATCCTTGACCAAAAAGACATACTATTTGTCTTGCCAGTTATTGTTTTGGCTTCTCTCGCTAAACTTGTTGTAACCTTCGTCGCTGCTATCATTAACAAAATGCCAATGCGCGATAGTTTCGCCCTCGGACTTGTCATGAACACCAAAGGCGTAGTCTCACTAATAATCCTCAATTCTGGCAGGGACTTAAAG GTTTTGATTGTTTACATTAATGCAAGTGTATGGGATTTGATTAATTCCTCTTGTTCATAG